The genome window CCCAGGTTACCCTTCACCACTCGTTccgtcaccaccaccaccaccaccaccaccacgaccccacctcccacttccttcctccctcctcttcatcctcttTCCCTCATCGACACATCTCTATTCCTCTCTCATCTTCTTTCATCCAGTACACTCCttcccacccctcccctcatcttcttctcctcttccgtTTCTTTTTTTTTTCCTGCCGACTGCATTCCTCCCAACGCAGCCGACATGTCCAAGCCCTTCGTCCCCACCCCAGCCCTCTCCCGTTCCGGGTCTCCCCCTCTCATGCGCTCCACATCCTCCAGCAGCATGTACTCTAACAATGCCGAGCGTCGctccgacgccgacgagaagcTCCTCAtggccaacctcggcggGGCTCAACgtcccccttcccccagtctggccgccaaggacacgcccgccgcccccaCGTCCCGCGAGCAAATCCTTCCTATCCTCAACTACTGCGCCGCGTCCATCATGATGACTGTAGTCAACAAGGTAAGGCTTTGACGTGGCCGCGCGAGTCGACAGGGCCTCAAAAGTCCCACATCGCCCCATCGTcccagcgcctcctcttcggATCATGGGTGACGATGTGGTGACTCGCCCCCTAGCTCTGACGCCACCCGATTCCCAAAGTTTCCCGGCTGACTCGCGCAGTACGTCGTGTCTGGCTCCAAGTTCACGATGAActttctcctcctcgccatccagTCATCGGTGTGCGTGCTCGCTGTCTGGAGCGTGAAGCGCGCGGGCATCATCTCTGGTGAGTGGCGTCGTCTGAATCCAACAATTGCCTTTCCGAGCTAGAACCGGAACCTGGGCTGCTGTTATCTCGTTTGAAATCTTTACATTTGCTGATCGATCGCAGTCCGTGAATTTGAcatcaaggacgccaagcaGTGGTTCCCGGTCTCCTGCTTACTTGTGGCCGTCATCTACACGGGCTCCAAGTCGCTGCAGTTCCTCTCGATTCCCGTCTACACGTACGTCGGGCATACAATGAATGCTAAGGGAACGCGAGCTAACCTGCCAGCATCTTCAAGAACCTGaccatcatcctcatcgcctACGGCGAAGTGTTCATGTTCAGCGGTGTTGTTACGGGCCTGACTCTTGTGTCGTTTGCTCTCATGGTCGGCTCGTCCATCATTGCCGCCTGGGCCGATATTTCTGCCGCTTGGGTGCCCACTCTTGACCAGACCACTGGCCGTGAGCTGACCCCCCTTCCTACCATTGGCGGTGTCAGCGTCGGCTACTTCTGGATGGCGCTTAACTGCGCCTGCTCGGCCGCCTACGTCCTCTACATGCGCAAGCGCATCAAGGTCACTGGCTTCAAGGACTGGGACTCTATGTTCTACAACAACCTTCTCTCGATTCCCGTCCTTGTCATTGCCTCTGTCATCTTTGAGAACTGGGGCTACGAGAGCCTCTCCAACAACTTCCCGGCGTCGAACCGCACCATCCTGCTTTCGGCGATCGTCTTCTCGggtgccgccgccgtgtTCATCTCGTACAGCACGGCGTGGTGCGTCCGTGTCTGCGGCTCGACCACTTACTCGTGAGTCTTAACCCGTGGCGCAAGCTGACGCGTCAGGATGGTCGGCGCTCTCAACAAGCTCCCTGTGGCTGCCTCTGGCATGCTTTTCTTCGGCGACGCGGTGTCGTTTGGCAACGTCACGGccatcggcgtcggtggcaTTGCCGGTATTGTctacgccgtcgccaagaccaaccaggccaaggtcgaggccgctgCCAAGGCTCGCCAGATCGGTGGCGGCCCTTAGACAGGTCATTAGACTGTCGCTACTGCTGCCGTCAATCTCTGGGTGAAGGCGAGCAGCATGTGCGACTGGTGGGCAGTCTTCCGGCGTCTTTGCGCGTTCAATAATGTCGCCAGCCCAGGACTGCGCGCTGTGTGACATCGTGGAGGCGCGTGGattggaggaggaggaacactggctcgatctcgagctTACGTGGGAGCAGCGCGTGTCTGCGCGGTTGCACTCGCCGTGCCACTTAGATTTCAGGCTCGGACGTTATGCACACATGATTCTGGACGCAGTGAGTGTAATGGATAAGCCGAGAACCATGCCTCAGTCATCTGAATCCGAAAGGTGATGCCCTGAGCTGCCTACCAGGCGGAGCAGCCAGCAGAGATACGGATGCTTTTGGACCGCTTAGCTGTCTGTGGCGATTGGCTATATGGCCTTGCGCGCGGTCTTGGCAAGCACGTCCATATTCAATCCATCgacatccacatccacagACCACCTCTGCCTTTGAGTGACTAACTGCCCTCTTTACTGCAGAACATGGCATCGCCCATCTCCATACGTGTTCTACTTGGTGCATCGTTGCTCCGAGTATGGCGGACAACATGACAACCTTCTGGTAAACAAACTCGTTTACCTACCTGACCAGGCGgcgcacctccaccagcgGTGCGGAACCAAACCTCTGGGGCTCCAACGACTGTGGCACTTTAATTGAACCCCCACGTAAAAACTTCGGTGGCTTCGAGTTACATTGCTTTCTACTTGAGCCTCCAAACAAAAGTTGGCTGGTCACTatccacccaaccccacaaAGTCTATCCACAATGGCGTCCGCTGAGATCCACGACCTCTACGACTCGATCCTCATCCTTGATTTTGGGTCGCAGGTGCGCTACAGCGCTATGCAATCACTGACAACCAGTACTCGCACCTGATCacgcgccgctgccgtgAGCTGGGCGTTAGTTGACTCGCATGACAAATCTGACGACAGGTGTACTGCGAGATGCTCCCATGCACGCAGAAGATGGCCGACCTCACTTGGAAGCCTAAGGGTGCGTCTTGTGCTTGAGAAGTGTGTTGTCAGGAGAGGATagtggggaaggtggaggagtggaggagtggaggagtggaggaaggtgacaGACAAGGTGACTGACATCAGGTATCATCCTCTCGGGCTCGCCATACAGCGTCTACGCGTCTGACGCGCCCCACGTCGACCCCGCCTTCTTTGAGGCTGGCGTGCCCACCCTCGGTATCTGCTACGGTCTGCAGGAGACGGCGACCGTGTttggcggcaaggtcgagccCCACACGCACAAGGAGTACGGATCGGCGTTCATCACGGTCGAGAAGACGGGCAAGCCCCACGCCGACGCTCTCTTCGGGAGCATCGACTtcggcaaggagggccTGCAGGTTTGGATGTCGCACGGCGACCAGCTCTCCGAGCTTCCCCCCAACTTTGTCACCCTCGCCCACACCCCCACTTCGCCTTGGACTGCGATCGCGCACGAGAGCCGGCCGATCTACGGCGTCCAGTTCCACCCCGAGGTCACCCACTCgcccaagggcaaggaggtgATTGGTGCCTTCGTCAACGACATCTGCGGCATCAAGGGCGGGTGGAGCATGGAGACGTTCATCCCCAAGGAGATTAAGCGTATCCGTGAGATCTGCGGCGACAAGGGCCAGGTCATTGGCGCTGTCTCGGGTGGTGTCGACTCGACTGTTGCTGCCAAGATCATGCACGAGGCGATCGGGGACCGCTTCCACGCCATCATGGTTGACAACGGTGTGCTTCGCATGGACGAGGCCagcaaggtcaagaagatgctggtcgaggacctcggcgtcaacCTCACTGTTGTCGACGCTTCGGAccgcttcctcgacctcctcaaggGTGTCGAGGACCCCGAGCGGAAGCGCAAGATTATTGGCAACACGTTCATCGAGGtgtttgaggaggaggccgccaagatcgagaaggagtgcgccgccgacacTGCCCGCGGACCCATCGAGTGGCTCCTCCAGGGCACGCTGTACCCGGACGTGATTGAGAGCATCTCGTTCAAGGGTCCCTCGGCGACGATCAAGACCCACCACAACGTCGGCGGTCTGCTTGACGACATgaagctcaagctcatcgAGCCCCTTCGTGAGCTCttcaaggacgaggtccgcgccctcggccgTCTCCTTAACATCCCtgcccacctcgtcggccgccaCCCCTTCCCCGGCCCGGGTCTCGCTATTCGtatcctcggcgaggttACGCGCGATCAGGTCAAGATCCTCCAGGCTGCCGACGAGATCTACATCGAGGAGATCCGCAAGGCTGGCCTTTACGACGCCATCTCGCAGGCGTTTgccgctctcctccccgtccGCGCTGTCGGTGTCATGGGCGACGCCCGTACCTACGACCAGGTCATTGCCCTCCGTGCCGTCTCCACCGAGGACTTTATGACTGCCGACTGGTTCGAGTTCCCCCCCTCGGTCCTCAAGAAGATCTCGAGCCGCATCACCAACGAGGTTCGCGGCGTAAACCGTGTCGTCTACGACATTACTTCCAAGCCTCCCGGAACCGTCGAGTGGCTGTAATAGAACTGTAACACAGAGCAATGGATGCATACACATAGACCAACTAGGACAATGCTGTTGTAGGGCAGGATGATGCTGATGATGATGATAGTGGTGCTACAAAGTACAGAGGTATGTTGTCGCCGGATACAGTATCAGTGGGTGTGCAGGGTATCCATGGAGGGTGGGGATGTATACTAAACAACATGGCAGCTTTGTCTTACAGCCATGATTGCCagcctgatgtcagctgcgAAACTGACTCGTGGGCTCACCAATGAAGATCCTAGACAGATGATCCTCGTTCCGCGCTTCCTGCATAAGCTGGTTGACGCGATACTCGACACTGAGCTCAGGTCCAAGCTTCTGTCGGATTTGAGTGAGCACCCGCTCAGCCTTGTCCTGGCCTGCGCCCTGCGCCTGAGCCTGACCGCCaccggcgcggcgcatcTTACTTGGGTCACCGACCCTGGGGTTAGTCGACCGCAGATCAATGAGCTCACCAGTTGTGCAGAGGGTCGTGCTTAAACACCTCGAGCAcggtgaggacgagctcggaTGACTCGCGCAGCACCCGCAGCGTGTGCTCGGAGCACTGTCGGAAAgtgccctcgacgcccgtgaccccgaggccgtcgacaatgtcgtTCGTGAGCCGGAACGGCACCTTCTCGGGGATGCGCAgcttcttgccctcctcaaACACGATGCCAAAGTCGATGTGCACCAGCTCGCCCGTCACCttgtcgatgaggatgtTGGAACAGTGccggtcgccgaggccgatcATCCACCCAACCATGGATGTCACGGCGACGCTTCGCGCGTAGTTGAGCCGCATCGTGAACCATGCCAGCGGTTCACGCCGTTTCTCAGTAAAGAAATGGCGCATGACGGGGTGGAAGTGCGCCATGTGCTCCTTCCACACCTTTGTGATCGCAGGCCCATTATCGCCGGTGCCGTCCTGGAGCTTGTGGATGTTCTTACGGATCACATCGGCCTTCACATCGATGCCCTGGCGATACCGAATGTGCGCATCCTTGAGCCAATCTCCGATGGCAACCGTGTGGCCGACAAACTGGATGATGCCCGAGCGGTTGGCGAGGTGAACGACGTTGTAAGTGCGGAACTTAAGGTTGCGCACGttggcgcggcggtcgcgctGCAGCAGTCGGTTCGTCATCTCGAAAACCTGCTCCATCACTGCGTCTTGGCGCACATCGTCTTCACCCTTGAACTGTTCGTCAGCCACCGGAGAAGCTCCCTCATCTTACCAATTGGACGTGCTCCTGTCCGAGCGAATCGTAGCACGCCATGATGGAAGGTCTGTGAAGACCGCCGGCAAGCTTGTACTTGGAGCGGTATCGATCGAGCGTCGGGATGTTCTCGTACCGACTCTCCAGGTCCACTGGTGGAGGCACGGTCGCGATAGGAATTTTGAGGCCGCGGCACTGCATGAgtggtgacgaggacgaggcctGGAGCAGCACTCCTGGCTTGGCCTTGTTGTGGTCTGCACTGCACCAAGCGACGGCGCAATCGGAAAATGTCTTCATGGCCTTAACGGCCGTCTGCGCCACGCGGTGCTCGTTGTCTGCCGAAATGCGGTCCAGGATCTcttgcgcggcggccactCGCCCGTCAACAGCAACGGCTTTCGAACGTGAGCCCGTGGACCGCGACACGCTAGGGTTGTTCGATAGTGTGATGATCTGGTACAGGATGTGGTAGGGGTGGTCCTGTGCAATGCGGAGAATGAGGTTGTTGAGTAGGGTGTTGAACTCGGTTGGGGTCGATGGGCGGAAGAGCTTGGCCGACAGTTGCGGGCTGAGAAACAAGAACTTGTGCGTCGGGACTTTTGTGAGCCTGAGCCCGAACTTCTCGTTCGCTTGCTGGTTCGTGTCGTGCTCCAGCCACAGCGAGCAGAGGCGGGTGATGGAGTCGTCGAACTTGTCGGTGAAACTCAGCGCCACAGCGTAACATTGGACCGAATAGACCACATATCGTaggagctcgtcctcaaggCGGGCCATGTTCTgactctcctcctcgagcagctgaTCAGGCTGCAGGGTACTGCGACGGCTGCCTGGTGTCGACGCACGAGCAGACTCCGCAGCCTTAACCTCGCCCTGTCGACGGTCGACGTACGACTTGACACGCTCCAGCTCCGGCGACTTGGCCAGTATCTGGTGGTAGCGGTCAGTGAAGACGGCAAAGTCGTGGGCCATCTGAGCCTGGTCCTCCTGCGAGGCTCGAGCAGCCGTGGCGAGGTCCATGGCGCGTCTGGATATCGACCtgatctcctcggccgacTTGAGCTTAGCGAGCCAGTACCAGTTCGCCTGCCTCGAGAGGAGTGTCGCGTGACGGGCAGTGACTTTGGGAAGACCTTTGCGGCCTttctcgtcgaccatgaGCTTGAGCGGCGTGAGGATTGAGCCGACGTGGTTGATGGCGAGGGAGTGTTCCCCTTGTGCCCAAAGCACTTGGCTGAACTCGTCTTGAGCAGTCTCCGAGAGCGAACCGACGCTTTGCTCGAGGGTTCGCACAGCCGTAATGGCGTTGACAGCCGCTTGGAGGTTGCCTTCCTTCCGCGCGAGCTTACTCATGTGCAGCTGACACTGGCTCTCCATCTTCATGAGGCCCTCGGCCTGTAAGGAAACGAGGTCGCCGAAGAGGTTCTtgctctcgcgcgcgcgggcCGACCGGATAAGCGAGAGTCGCGTCGCAGATAAGCGTTCGGCGCTCTTGAACCTGAACTGTCAGTGGTGCCCAGACCGGAACTCACTCAAAGGATGGGTCGAGTTGGACGAAGCCCGTCAGGTACCGTCCCTCGAAGTCGTCCTGCTCGAGAGCCTGCTGCATCGGCAAGGAAACCCAGCGTTCCACGTCGcggaggcagaggaggtTTGCCACAACTTTCTTGATCTCCGTCATGCGCTCCACGCCGATCTTCTGCAGGTGCGCCATCTCGGCACGAATGGCCTCGCTGACGGTACGGCGCGCCACCTCGtagtcgcgctcgcggtgcACGGCACGCAGGGCGCTGTAAAACCGCCCGGCAGAGGTCGCCGCCAGGTCGTTGGTGACAGGTACATCCCAGTCGCCCATGCGCCacgcaagctcgaggaagaATGGGTCCGAGTCAGCTTGCACCTCACGTCTCGCTTTGAGCGACTTCATGACCGAGCCCGCGAGGGTGTCAAAGCCGAGGTCATGGAGGTTGCTCAGCGCAGCAATAAGTGGTGCCGCCATCGTTGCCTGACTCTGTGTAGCCTCAACTTCCGCCAGGTTGTAGCCCATGGCGCGCAGAGGTTGCTCCTCGTGGTCAAGTCGGCGGTGCAGTGAGTCCATGACGTTGTTGTTCTGGATGCCGTAGAAGCCGTCGGGATCCTCAACGTTGCTATAGATATCGTACATGATCTGGTGAGGTCAGCACTGTGATGCTGCCTCGGGAACGCACCTTCTGAACACGCGTGTcggagaggtcgaggtcctGGTTTCCGATGTCGTCACGGTCCTTAGCCATCTCAAGGAACAGCAGAGAGCTCGCGAATGCACCACACTTTCCAGCAGCCTCGGAGAGCACCAATGGGTCAATCCTCAGCCAGTGGTTGTGCGAGAGCTCGCCAGTCGCGTATGAAGGCCTGAAGTTGCGCAAGTGGAGGACGATCTGTATGATCGCTTCGACCGTCTGCAACGACGCCGTTGGGAACTGCAGGACCTGGGAGAAGTGGTCAGACAGGGTAGCAGCCCGCTTTGCAGCCACATCATGGTCGCCACACTGGAGCACAGCTTGCACCAGGAATGGGGGCAAGAGGATCGCAGCCTTGCCCGGTGCCGACAGCATGGGCTGAAGACAGGCATAGAACTTGTCGGTAGtcgaggcgagggcgccAAGCATTAT of Cutaneotrichosporon cavernicola HIS019 DNA, chromosome: 4 contains these proteins:
- the VRG4 gene encoding uncharacterized protein (Transporter); translation: MSKPFVPTPALSRSGSPPLMRSTSSSSMYSNNAERRSDADEKLLMANLGGAQRPPSPSLAAKDTPAAPTSREQILPILNYCAASIMMTVVNKYVVSGSKFTMNFLLLAIQSSVCVLAVWSVKRAGIISVREFDIKDAKQWFPVSCLLVAVIYTGSKSLQFLSIPVYTIFKNLTIILIAYGEVFMFSGVVTGLTLVSFALMVGSSIIAAWADISAAWVPTLDQTTGRELTPLPTIGGVSVGYFWMALNCACSAAYVLYMRKRIKVTGFKDWDSMFYNNLLSIPVLVIASVIFENWGYESLSNNFPASNRTILLSAIVFSGAAAVFISYSTAWCVRVCGSTTYSMVGALNKLPVAASGMLFFGDAVSFGNVTAIGVGGIAGIVYAVAKTNQAKVEAAAKARQIGGGP
- the GUA1 gene encoding uncharacterized protein (GMP synthase C terminal domain), which encodes MASAEIHDLYDSILILDFGSQYSHLITRRCRELGVYCEMLPCTQKMADLTWKPKGIILSGSPYSVYASDAPHVDPAFFEAGVPTLGICYGLQETATVFGGKVEPHTHKEYGSAFITVEKTGKPHADALFGSIDFGKEGLQVWMSHGDQLSELPPNFVTLAHTPTSPWTAIAHESRPIYGVQFHPEVTHSPKGKEVIGAFVNDICGIKGGWSMETFIPKEIKRIREICGDKGQVIGAVSGGVDSTVAAKIMHEAIGDRFHAIMVDNGVLRMDEASKVKKMLVEDLGVNLTVVDASDRFLDLLKGVEDPERKRKIIGNTFIEVFEEEAAKIEKECAADTARGPIEWLLQGTLYPDVIESISFKGPSATIKTHHNVGGLLDDMKLKLIEPLRELFKDEVRALGRLLNIPAHLVGRHPFPGPGLAIRILGEVTRDQVKILQAADEIYIEEIRKAGLYDAISQAFAALLPVRAVGVMGDARTYDQVIALRAVSTEDFMTADWFEFPPSVLKKISSRITNEVRGVNRVVYDITSKPPGTVEWL